The genomic window GACCCATGGCCACCTGAGGCAGACACAACCAGAGCCCACCCAGTAACTGGTGGAGGGGGGGAGAAGGGGCAGGCCGGCTGGGAGTGGCCAGGGGGCTGAGGGACAGTGTGGGGGGCAGGTTGCTGGGCAGGCGGCTGGGGGACTGAAGGACGGTGTTGGGAACAGGCTGTGGGGCAGGCGGCTGGGGGACTGAGGGACAGTGTTGGGAACAGGCTGTGGGGCAGGCGGCTGGGAGCGGCCGGGGACTGAGACAGTGGCTGCTGGTCTCCTTGTAGACCCAAGGCATCTGCGCTGTTGTTGGGCCTGGAGCCAGGGATGGCCTGGGATGAGACACGGCCCCCAAAGATGAAGGAAGTCCCAGCTGGCCTCAGGTTACAGACGGGCACCCCTCAGGAGTCCCTGCCCACCTACACCCAGACCCTGACGGAGCTGTGTGAGTGAGGGTCctggccaccccacccccaagctGGTCTTTGGGGGGCTGTGGGAGAGGCCTGCTGAAAGGAGCCCAGGCCCAGAGCTTGCTTCCTGTGGCCAGTGCTGGAGCGACGCCCCCCGATCACAGCTGACCTGGAAGTCCCCAGCCCCACCAGGTACCAGGTGCCGAGCCCGTCCGTACGAGAGTCCTCCCCACACCCCCACTACAGCATCGGCTGCAAGCACCAGGGCCGAGGTGTGTGTCCCCTCCCTGAGGCCCAACCACTGGGCCTGTCCCTCACTCTGGGAATGGGGGCCTCTGCCTCTGTGCTGAAACCCCCACGGCCTGAGggcccctccaccctcccctgcGTTCACCTCCAGGCTCAGCACTTGTAAGGAGGCCTGGAGAGAGAAGGGCTAGGGCTGGGGCATGGGTGGATGTTGTGAAGACAAGGGTTCAGGGGCCGGGGGTGGGAACTGGGAGACAGGTTCGAGTGGGGACTGTCACCTGGGTGGGGCTCCCagccttctctctctccatcctccaACTACAGAGGGCGGTGGCCGCAGGGCATGGCAGACTTTGTGGTTCCAGAGCGAAAGCCCCTTCACGCAGAAAGCTGACTTCGACCGAGAGCGAAAGGTTGGGGGCTGGGCAGGAAGGGGGCTGGGGGTTCCAGTGGGGCCAAAGGGGGGCTGGCTGAGGGTCTGTAGGGAGCGCCCTGCCCTGCAGCCCCTGTCTCCTGCCCCCTCGCAGTGGCCCTCGCCAGCCCACTACCAGCTGCTCAGCCGGCCCGCCTTCCCTGCCTTCAGCTTCAGAGGCCGCCACTCCGCTTCCAAGACACCTGAGGGCCACACACCCCTAGGGCTGCCTGGGGCTAGGGGGCTGGGCCTCAGGGTGCAGCCCCAGTCCCTGCTTCAGGCTTCTTTGCAAGCACCTGGCAAGAGACACCCTGGCCCCAACACCTACAATATCCTTCCTGGGAGCCACCTGCAGAGCCCCCGCTCGCCGGCCTTCTCAATGAGCCGCTCCCCTGCGTTCACCTCCTGGCTCAGCGCCTGTAAGGAGGCCTGGAGAGAAGAGGGCTAGGGCTGGGGCATGGGTGGACAACGTGAGGACAAGGgttcaggggctgggggtgggaactGCAAGCCGGGTTCGAGTTGGGGCTGCCACCTGGGTGGGGCTCCCAGCCTTCTCTTTCGGCAGCCCGAACCCCTGGCCCAGCCGACTACCACGTGGAGGACTGCTACAACTCACGCTTCCCCTCGGCGCCTGGCGTGGTCATCCAGGGTGTGCGCAGACCCAAGCGCCACGACACAGGCCCCTTCTGCACGCTCTAGAGCCAGCTGGGCACAGCCTGCTTGGCCCGGCCACCGAGTGGAACCATGGCCTCCCCCGGGGCTTTCCCAGGCCTCCCCTGGGACTCGGGGCCCCAGCCTGGCCTTCTGACCCTCTGGGCACCCCTGATGCACCCTTCTGGCTGGTCAACCCTCCTATGGGCTGTGGACAAGGCTGGCCCAGCCTGGATCCCCCATCTGCCCATCTCCCTGCTATACAGAGACGCTGTTGGTTCTCCCGAGCTCTGTGGTGTGCAGTTGTCTGTCCTTCACCCAGGGGCGGTCCTAGAGATATGGCTGCCGCTGGGTCATTTCCGGCTTTCCCTGTTGAGGGGTCTCCATTCAGCTGCCCCTGAAGGGTGCTCTCTTCTCTAGGGTGGCAGCCTGTGACTGACCCTGAGCGCTAGCCTGGAGCGAGATGGGAGGTGGGCTCCGTgggacaccctcacccagccGTGTCACTCAGGGGCCTGGTCCAGCTGCTGTCCACCTGAGGGTCAGCCGCTTGCCGAGCCAGGGAACTTGGAAGGAGGCATCAAATGCCCTGAGCCGCCACCTCCAGGTGGGGTTGGCCTGGCCAGACCTCAGGAAGGGCCCAGGGATCTGCTCATCAGGGCCCAGCCCCACTTCTCCTAGGTCTTGAGCTGAAGACCTGGCTGGGCTTAGTCACCTGTGCCCTTAAAACTCTGGCCCAGGGCCCTGCAGACTCGACTCCCAGGGCCTTCACCTGCTGGGCCCCTGCACTGCCCCTGCCTGCATCTTCGCCTGGCTGGGGCCTCCCTTGACATCACTGGCCTGCCCTCCTACCCAGGGTCGGGCCCCAAGGCTGCCACCTTGCAGGAGCCTTACCTGCGGTGCCGTCACCCATACCTCCCCAGGTCCTCCCCAGACCCAGGACCCAGACCAGGCCCAGAGCTCAACCCCTTCAAAAAGGCTCTGGGCAGCTGCTCCTGTGGCGTCAGTACCATCCCCTTTCGCAGAGAGGAATCCCAGGCTTAGGATTGTGTGTGTGCTGTGCCCCTTGTCCTCCTCTGCCACCGAACCAGCTGGGGGTTGGATCAAGGCACCGGAACCTTCGCTCTTGGGCTGACCAACTTGGCCAGCGGCAAGAGAGCTGTGGTAGCCCTGGCCTTGGGAGCTCGGCCCCGCTTGTGGGAACAGGAGCTCTGCTCACGGCCTGCACCACCAGGCACCCCTGGTGAGACCCAAAGCTAGGAGTGGGAGCGGCAGGAAAGATGGAGCGATCTCCTCCAgctgggctgaggagggagggcttcctggaggaggtggcggAGGAAGAAACCTTCAAGGAAGAGCAAGAGTTTGCTGGGCAGCGGGAAAGAAATTTCTAGAGAAAATCTCAGCAGCGGAGACcgaaaagagagagagtgtgtgtaggGGGCTCGGCGCGGCACAGCCTGCGGGAGAGCGGCGGACTGGAGAGGCGGGGAGGACCGGGGAGCCCACCCGGCTGGGATAAGAAGGGACACTGTGGAACCTGGACTCTCCTTCACGGCTCCGCGGAGCTCGGTGGACGCCACAGCCTCCCGGTGCCGGGGAGGGCGGCCGTCGCTCGCGCTCCCGCTGCGGGCCGGGTCTCCGCCAGGCCCCGGCCCCCTGAAGGCGCTCAGATCTCAGCCTTGGCGACAGCGCTGGGGTGGGCTTCGTGCCCGTTTCACGCGGAGGAAGCCACGCTCAGGAGGGAGTCTGCGCCTGTGTCCGGCCCCTGCGGGGCAGAGGGGCGGGGAGCTCAACCCCCGGCAAAACGTCCCAGCGGCGCGTGGCTGCCGCGAGATCTGCAAGAGCGTTTTCCACGCTTATGTACACCAAATTCACTCGGCTGAGATGACGTCTGTTCCCGGAGCAGACGGACCCAGCATCCGCCCCCCACGCTCTCACCCGCCCTCTTCTGCCAGAAATCCCGGGCGCGGGCGGGACCGGGTGGGCGCATGCGCGCTGGGCTGGCTGGGCGGGGCCTCTGGCGCCGGGTGAGGGCACTGCTCCCAGGAACCTGCGCGTGGCCCCGGCGGCGTTTCCCGGGGGCCGGTTGGCGGGCGGACCTGGGCGGTGCGGGGCGGAAGTGGGCGGCTGCGGGACGCGCGCGGAGCCGCGCGGCGGGCGGGACCTGGTCGAGCTGGAGGGCGCCGGGGAGCGGGGCTCGGGCGGCCCCCGAGGCCCGGCGGAGCGGGCTTCTGGGGCGTCTGCGGCGGCGCCGGGGGAACGGGCTGGGGATGGGGCGCCTAGCCGGGCGGTGGCCGGGGCCTCGGCCATGTTCGCGGGGCTGCAGGACCTGGGCGTGGCCAACGGCGAGGACCTGAAGGAGACCCTGACCAACTGCACGGAGCCGCTCAAGGCCATCGAGCAGTTCCAGGTGGGGCGGCCCCCGGGGCGGGGGGAGCCCAGTGCGAGGGCCGGGCCGCCTGCTCGGGAGTCGGGCCTGGCGGAGGCGCCGGAAGTTTTCTGGCTTTCTGCTGGTGGCTGAGTCCTGTTCTGGGGGTGGAGTCCGGAGCCAGCACCCCTTTGCTGGACGGCTGGGTGGCTTTCGGTGGCTGCTGTTACCGCCAGCAAGGCTGGGAACACCTGGGTTCGTGGCTCTCTGTGCTCTCAGGACCTCAGGGTGCCCGGGCGCACTGGGCTGCGTTTGAGGTTTCTCTTGGCTTCCTCAGACAGAGAATGGTGTGCTGCTGCCCTCTCTTCAGTCAGCCCTCCCGTTCTTGGACCTGCACGGGACGCCGCGGCTGGAGTTCCACCAGTCGGTGTTCGATGAGCTGCGGGACAAGCTGCTGGAGCGAGTGTCAGCCATCGCTTCGGAGGGGAAGGCTGAGGAAAGGTGGGTCAGCGGGAGGAGTGGGCCAGGTGAGGTGTACAGCCGGCCTCTCAGCCTTGGATCGACTCAGGGGCATGTATTGTCCTTTTGGCTCCACATCCTTGCTCCCAGAGGTGGCCTGGGCCTGTGTCTGAGTGACCCCTTGACCCATGTGTCCTGGGCATGGAGGCTTGTCTTGGTAGCTGTTATCTGTGTGGGGATAGGCAGGTAGCTGCTGTGATTTGGCGCATCGCTGCACCATCAATCCTGTGAGTTGTTCCAGGTACAAGAAGCTGGAAGACCTTCTGGAGAAGAGCTTTTCTCTGGTGAAGATGCCGTCCCTGCAGCCCGTGGTGATGTGCGTCATGAAGCATCTGCCCAAGGTAGggccctaaccctaaccctgatGGCGTGGACCGTCCGCCCACCCTCATGCCCTTGGTTAGTGGAAGTTCCGGTGGCCGCCTAGCTCCGGGAGCTTCCTGTGCTGCCTGCCCGAGTGCTGTCCATGGTGAGCTCTGTGCTGACCTCCCACATGAGCCGCGTGGAGACTGAACCTTAGCACTGGAGTTAGGGTGTGGGGCCCCTCCTGGGAAAGAGCTGTTGGTGTTTAGCATGTCTGCCTGAACCTGCTGGGGCCGGGGAACCAGTCATAGGTGCCCTGTGGGGTGGGGCTTAGCTCGAGGTGGTCTCTGGGGGGCTGAGGCCTCTTGGCTTGTCTTGAAGGAGACCCAGGGACACAGGTGCCACTCACAGGTAGCCTGTGGTGTCATGTAGGTTCCTGAGAAAAAACTGAAGCTAGTTATGGCTGACAAGGAGCTGTATCGAGCCTGTGCCGTGGAGGTGAAGCGGCAGATCTGGCAAGACAACCAGGCCCTCTTCGGGGACGAGGTTTCCCCACTGCTGAAGCAGTACATCCTGGAGAAGGAGAGCGCTCTCTTCAGTACAGAGCTCTCTGTCCTGCACAACTTCTTCAGTCCTTCCCCCAAGACCAGGCGCCAGGGCGAGGTGAGGGGACAGGCCGTGTGCAGGGTGGGGCACCTCTTGGGGATGCCATGGCTGGCCCCTTCAGCTGCCTGGGGATCAGCACTCTGCTGCCCTGTGAATGGTTGGGTGGTTCTGCTTCTTGgctgggtggtgggggagggctGGCTTGTACACGTGCTGGAAAGAAAGttggttgtttttctgtttgtattttatttttcgtTAAAGTGATATATGGACAACATTTAAAATCTGCAGAAAGGCCCCTAATGTGAAGTTAATCCCCcctcccctacttttttttttttctttgagacggagtctcgctctgttgcccaggctggagtgcagtggcgtgatctcggctcgctgcaagctcccgggttcactccattctcctgcctcagtctcccgagtagctgggactacaggcatgcatcaccacgcccggctaattttgtatttttagtagagatggggtttctccatgttggtcaggctggtcttgaactcctgatctcaggtgatccacccccccctcggcctcccaaagtgctgggattacaggagtgagccaccgcgcctggccctggctaattttttgtatctttagtagagctggcatttcactgtgttagccaggatggtctctatctcctggtctcgtgattcgcctgcctcaacctcccaaagtgctaggattacagatgtgagccactgcacccggccctttttgtctgtttttttttttttttttttgagaggagagcttcgcttttgtcacccaagctgaagtgcaatggtgtgatcttggtttgctgcagcctctgcctcccaggttcaaggtattcttctgcttcagccaccccagtagctgggattataggcatgtgccatcatgcccagctaatttttgtatttttagtgtcatcatgtttgccaggctggtctcgaacttctgagctcaagtgatacgcctgccttggcttcccaaattgctgggattataggcatgagtcactctgcctggcccttttttttttcctgtttttttttgagacggagtgttgctctgtcacccaggctggagtgcagcggcgcaatctcggctcattgcaacttccacctcctgggttgaggtgattctcctgcctcagcctcccgagtagctgggactacagacgcgtgccaccacgcccggctaattttttatatttttagtagagatggggtttcactgtgttaaccaggatggcctcgatgatctcctgaactcgtgatccacctgcctctgcctctcgaagtgctgggattacaggtgtgagccaccattcccggctttttttctttttttcttttttaagagacagggtctcactctgttgcacaggctggagtgcagtggcgtgatcacggcccactgcagctttgacttcctgaGCTAAAGCGAtcttcctgagtagatgggaccacaggcacgtgccaccacacttgggctaattaaaaaaaattttttttcttttgtagaggtggggtctggctatgttgctcaggctggtcttgaactcctgggctgaagcgatcctcccacatcagccttctaaagtgctgggattacagacgtgaggtACCACGCCTAGCCGAGAtttcttgggctttttttttttttttttttttttttgagatagggtctcactctgtcacccaagttggagtacagtggcatgatcgtggctcactgcagcctccacctcctggactcaagcaatcctcctacctcagtctcccaagtagctgggaccactggtgtgtgacaccatgcctggctaatttgcatattttttgtggagatggtgttttgctgtgttgcccaggctggtctcgaactcctgggctcaagtaatctgtctgcacacctcggcctcttgaagtgctgggattataggtgtgagcgaCTGCAACTGGTTGTGAGATTTTTTAATtagccgatttttttttttttttcctgtgagatagagtcttgctctgtcacccagactggagtgcagtgcctcgatctcacctcactgcaacctctgcctcctgaattcaagcaattctcctgccttggcctctcgagtacctgagactacaggcacgccccaccatgcctggctaatttttgtatttttttgtttagtacagacagggtttcaccatgttgaccaggctggtctcgaactcctgacctcaggtgatccgcccgccttggcctcccaaagtgctgggattacaagtgtgagccactgcgtctggccctaACCAACTTTAAACTAGCACTGTTCAGTGGAAAAAGTGAACTATAAGTTAAGATTTTTCAGTAtccacattaagaaaaaaaaataagatcaacttcattaatgttttctttggtccagtatatccaaaatattatctttcAGCATGTAATTCATGTGAAAGAttgggctgggtacggtggctcacgcctgtactcctagtactttggggggcggaggtgggaggatctcttgagcttagTAGTTAAAGACcaaagggagaccttgtctctacaagaaaaaaaaattcagctaagcatggtggcacgtacttgttgtctcaactactcaggaggctgaagcgggaggattgcttaggcCCCGgatattgaggctgcagtgaggtgtgattgagccactgcactccaacctgggtgacatcttgaccctgtctcaaaaggaaaaaaaaaaaatattgagctATAATGCTTTTTGTGGGAGGATCATTAAGATTTGGAACCTGGCGAGTCTTTCATGCTTAGAGCCCATCTGAACTACTGCACTTCAAACGCTGAGCAGTTAGTGTGGCTCTGGGTTCCCTTTGGGCCATGGTTCCTGATCACGTGCATGGGCAGCAGCAGGCTTGTTGGGGGTGGCTAGTGCCACCTCTGTCCTCCCTTCCCTGTTTGTTTATTCCCAGTTAGGTCCCTCCATGGGCCTTTTTCTTGTTCCATTGCTGTCAGACAGAGCCCTTGGACCCCTCTGCTAACTGTGGGGTGCCCTGCATTTCCCAGGCCTTTCTCCTATTCCCTGTCTCTTCTGGTGACTTGGTGCTGCCTAGTCTGTGATTTCTGTCTGTGAGGGACTTGCTTGGTCGGCTTAGTCCTAGGttgattctcttttatttttattttatattattttattttatatttttttatttatcgtattgttttattttactttttaaaaatttattttattttttatttttttattatttatttatttattttttttgagacagagtcttgctctgtcgcccaagctggagtgcagtggcgccatctcggctcactgcaagcttcgcctcccggattcactccattctcctgcctcagcctcccaagtagctgggactacaggtgcctgccaccacgcccggctaattttttgtattttttttttttaatagagacggggtttcactgtgttagccaggatggtctcaatctcctgaccttgtgatgcacccgccttggcctcccaaagtgctgggattataggcgtgagccaccacgcctggcctatttttatttttatttatttattttattttattttatttttgagacagaatcttgctctgttgcccaggctggagtgcagtggtgcgatctcggctcacggtgagctccgcctcctgggttcattccattttcctgcctcagcctcccgagtagctgggactacaggcgcccaccaccacgcccggctattttttttgtatttttagtagagacggggtttcaccatgttagccaggatggtctcgatctcctgaccttgtgatccacccgccttggccgtgagccaccgcgcccggccaatatgaactttttaagaaaaaaagaccacAGTCCGTGAGTATATGGGCATAAAGCCCgattctcttttaaaaagttaaattaggccgggtgcggtggcccactcctgtaatcccagcactttgggagggcgaggcgggtggatcatgaggtcaggagatcgtgaccaatctgaccaacatggtaaaaacccatctctactaaaaacacaaaaattaaccagacgtggtggcggcgcctgtagtcctagctgctggggaggccgaggcaggagaatggcgtgaacccgggaggtggagcttgcagtgagctgagatcgcgccattgtccagcctgggtgacagagcatgactcggtttcaaaaaaaaaaaaaaaaaagttgaaaaaaaactgGGTCAggtgtgtggctcacgcctgcaatcctagcactttgggaggccgagccgggtggatcacctgagctcagaagttcaagaccagcccaggcaacatggtgaaaccccgtctctactacaatagaaaaaattagccaggcatggcggctggcgcctgtaatcccaactacttgggaggctgagacaggagaatagcttgaatccgggaggtggaggttgcagtgaaccaagatcttgccattgcactccagcctgggtgacagcgcaagactctgtctcaaaaaaaaaaaaaaaaaaaattgagtgtagggaccagccccacagggtcggtgggttTTTCTCCCGTGTACGGAGACGAGAGATTGCAGAGGTAAAGACACAAgacagagataaaagaaaagacagctgggcccgggggaatACTACCACCAAGGCgtggagaccggtagtggccccgaatgccagGCTGCGCTGATttttattggatacaagacaaaggGGCAGGCTAAGGAGagtgagtcatctccaatgataggtaaggtcacgtgggtcacgtgtccactggaaagggggcccttccctgcctggcagccgaggtagagagagagaggagagagagaaacagcttatgtcattatttctgcatatcagagatttttagtactttcactgatttactactgctatctagaaggcagagccaggtgtacaggatggaacacgaaggcggactaggagcgtgaccactgaagcacagcatcacagggagacggttaggcctccggataactgcgggcgaacctgactgatgtcaggccctccacaagaggtggaggaatAGAGgggcgtcttcccagacgctggcgtcaccgctagaccaaggagccctctagtGGCCCTGTCTGGGCTAACAGgaggctcgcactcttgtcttctggtcacttctcaccatgtcccctcagctcctatctctgtaggcctggtttttcctaggttatgattgtagAGCGAGGATTagtataatattggaataaagagtaattgttACAAGCTAATGACTAATATTCAAATATATCTATGATCTATATCTAGTATAactattgttatatattttattatattggaACAGCGCgtgccctcggtctcttgcctcggcacctgggtggctcGCCGCACACAGTTGGGTGTCGTGCATGCagttgtggtcccagctacttggaggctgaggcaggaggatcactaaggctgcagtgagccacagttGCACCggtgcactcgagcctgggcaacagagcaaggccttgtctcaaaaaaagtaataaaaataacagaaccTGCTACCATCAGACTGGATGCCAATATTTAATGAGAGAAGGGAATGTTTTCTGCCAAAAAGTAGGAAGGACAGATGTCCAGAGAGAGGGCCGCGCTGTCGCTGGGCGTGACGTCCCTGTGTCTGTGGTGGAGCCCAGGAGGGCCCGGGGGCCTGACAGTGCTTCTTGCTGCAGGTGGTGCAGCGGCTGACGCAGATGGTGGGGAAGAACGTGAAGCTGTACGACATGGTGCTGCAGTTTCTGCGCACGCTCTTCCTGCGCACGCGGAATGTGCACTACTGCACGCTGCGGGCTGAGCTGCTCATGTCCCTGCACGACCTGGACGTGGGTGAGATCTGCACTGTGGACCCGTGCCACAAGGTAGAActgccctccc from Pongo abelii isolate AG06213 chromosome 13, NHGRI_mPonAbe1-v2.0_pri, whole genome shotgun sequence includes these protein-coding regions:
- the STPG3 gene encoding protein STPG3; the protein is MNFDQKAVKFLANFYINGGKHWTHGHLRQTQPEPTQPKASALLLGLEPGMAWDETRPPKMKEVPAGLRLQTGTPQESLPTYTQTLTELLLERRPPITADLEVPSPTRYQVPSPSVRESSPHPHYSIGCKHQGREGGGRRAWQTLWFQSESPFTQKADFDRERKWPSPAHYQLLSRPAFPAFSFRGRHSASKTPEGHTPLGLPGARGLGLRVQPQSLLQASLQAPGKRHPGPNTYNILPGSHLQSPRSPAFSMSRSPAFTSWLSASRTPGPADYHVEDCYNSRFPSAPGVVIQGVRRPKRHDTGPFCTL